In Alteromonas naphthalenivorans, one DNA window encodes the following:
- a CDS encoding response regulator transcription factor, producing MTTLLIADDHPLYRDALRGALSLSLPALTLSEAGDLTSTVDILNREDIDLLLLDLHMPGSNDLFGLIHIRKLFPDVPVAVVSGTEDTQLISKIMSAGALGFIPKTASSGDIANAVQAILDGDVWLPPNLSDSVDEIDEEFSELADNVASLTPSQYKVLCFMRDGLLNKQIGYNLDIAEATVKAHVTAIFKKLGINNRTQAVLIASQLELEPPATSDH from the coding sequence ATGACAACCCTGTTAATTGCCGATGATCATCCGTTGTATCGGGATGCCTTAAGAGGCGCTTTGTCATTGTCTTTACCAGCGCTGACGCTATCAGAAGCTGGTGATTTAACATCGACAGTCGATATTCTCAATCGCGAGGATATCGACCTGTTGCTGCTTGATTTACATATGCCGGGCAGCAACGACCTTTTCGGGTTAATTCACATTCGTAAACTGTTTCCTGACGTACCTGTAGCAGTAGTGTCTGGTACGGAAGATACCCAACTTATATCAAAAATCATGAGTGCTGGGGCGCTGGGATTTATCCCTAAAACTGCCAGCTCTGGTGATATTGCTAATGCGGTACAAGCTATTTTAGATGGGGATGTATGGCTACCACCTAATTTAAGCGATAGTGTCGATGAGATTGATGAGGAGTTTTCTGAGCTTGCAGATAATGTAGCCTCACTAACACCGTCTCAATACAAAGTACTGTGCTTTATGCGAGATGGGTTACTTAACAAGCAAATTGGTTATAATTTGGATATTGCCGAAGCTACGGTAAAAGCCCACGTTACTGCGATTTTCAAAAAGCTTGGCATAAATAATCGTACTCAAGCGGTATTAATTGCATCTCAACTAGAGCTAGAGCCGCCCGCTACAAGTGATCATTAG
- a CDS encoding aldo/keto reductase, producing MQFNKLGGSDLSVSDICLGTMTWGIQNTQQDADEQLAMAIDHGVNFIDTAEMYPVPPNDKTYGDTERILGNWLARNPAARNSLVIMTKVAGSGLSYIRDGGPITSHAVEVALDNSLSRLNTDYVDVYQLHWPNRVTPHFGKHWPDRANPIKINKQQEIEGMRDILSGIKKALDAGKIRHWGLSDDTPWGIHTFLTLCKEMNIPFPVSIQNEFSLLHLKDWPYLIETCVLEDIAYLPWSPLATGMLSGKYMNGDRPKGSRWTLVQRQGLFRDKEPAREATARYVEIAKRAKITPSQLALAWCKQVPGVTSTIIGATTTEQLAENLSAFSLNLDESTLKQIGEVVRRHPLGY from the coding sequence ATGCAATTTAACAAATTAGGCGGTAGCGACTTATCGGTATCGGATATTTGCCTTGGCACCATGACATGGGGCATTCAAAACACGCAGCAAGACGCCGATGAGCAATTAGCAATGGCAATTGATCATGGTGTGAACTTCATCGATACCGCCGAAATGTACCCTGTTCCACCGAACGATAAAACCTACGGTGATACCGAGCGCATCTTGGGTAACTGGTTAGCAAGAAATCCTGCCGCCCGTAATTCTCTAGTCATTATGACAAAGGTTGCCGGCAGTGGCTTAAGTTACATCCGTGACGGTGGCCCCATTACATCTCATGCGGTAGAGGTGGCGCTGGATAATTCGTTAAGCCGATTAAATACCGATTATGTAGATGTCTACCAATTACACTGGCCGAATCGCGTTACCCCGCATTTTGGAAAGCATTGGCCTGACCGTGCTAACCCTATAAAAATTAATAAGCAGCAAGAAATTGAGGGTATGCGAGATATTTTATCCGGCATTAAAAAAGCACTCGATGCAGGGAAAATTCGTCATTGGGGATTATCTGATGATACACCTTGGGGTATTCATACGTTTTTAACGCTGTGCAAAGAAATGAATATTCCTTTTCCAGTTTCAATTCAAAACGAATTTAGTTTACTGCATTTAAAAGATTGGCCGTATTTGATTGAAACCTGTGTACTTGAAGATATTGCCTATTTACCTTGGTCGCCACTGGCTACAGGTATGCTAAGTGGTAAGTACATGAATGGTGATAGACCCAAAGGTTCAAGGTGGACACTGGTTCAGCGCCAAGGATTATTCAGAGATAAAGAGCCCGCCCGTGAAGCCACCGCTCGTTATGTTGAAATTGCCAAGCGAGCAAAGATTACCCCGTCGCAATTGGCTTTAGCGTGGTGTAAACAAGTGCCAGGTGTGACTTCTACCATTATTGGCGCGACGACCACCGAGCAGTTAGCTGAAAACTTGTCGGCATTTTCACTTAACCTAGATGAAAGCACATTGAAACAAATAGGCGAGGTGGTTCGCCGCCATCCGTTAGGTTATTAG
- a CDS encoding amino acid ABC transporter substrate-binding protein yields the protein MIGNTISRTLLSSAFILLSGLFTPLVFAGEVTDSPSLEKDAKATLPHKVLRLPNVHPGRDPVYAYAKTLLSKVMEVTEDKYGTFELQVSKQEIAQERQLRSLEHDMLDITWSVSSIDREKLHRAIRIPIMGGFFGKRIMLIRADDSRFDAPLSLESLKSMRAVQGYDWPDTRIFRHNEIPVLETTYQASFRIVSEGFADMFPRSVMEIQHELDKQPDSTLKIEPHLLVSYDSPLFYFVASDQEALANRINEGLTVLLESGEFQAFLKAQPVYQDSMTLMRGRTEIEIENPLLSEQSKAALKHYLTYYESDLLIEPIDVPLEKTNDHL from the coding sequence ATGATAGGAAATACGATCAGCCGAACATTGCTCTCGTCAGCTTTCATATTGCTGAGCGGCTTATTCACTCCACTGGTTTTTGCAGGCGAGGTTACTGACTCGCCTAGTCTAGAAAAAGACGCTAAAGCAACGTTGCCTCATAAAGTGCTGCGTCTTCCTAATGTGCATCCTGGTCGAGATCCCGTTTACGCATACGCCAAAACACTGCTGTCAAAAGTAATGGAAGTGACAGAAGATAAGTATGGCACCTTTGAGTTACAAGTCAGCAAACAGGAAATTGCGCAAGAGCGCCAATTAAGAAGCCTAGAACACGACATGTTAGATATCACATGGAGCGTGTCTTCTATCGACAGAGAAAAACTACATCGCGCAATACGCATTCCTATCATGGGCGGATTTTTTGGCAAGCGTATTATGCTTATTCGCGCCGATGATAGTCGCTTCGATGCACCGCTATCGCTTGAAAGTCTAAAATCAATGCGCGCGGTACAGGGTTATGACTGGCCTGACACTCGTATTTTTCGCCACAATGAAATTCCCGTGCTTGAAACTACTTATCAAGCCTCTTTTCGAATTGTGTCTGAAGGTTTTGCCGATATGTTTCCGCGCAGTGTAATGGAAATACAACATGAATTGGACAAGCAACCTGACAGCACATTGAAAATTGAGCCACACCTGCTGGTGTCTTATGACAGCCCTTTATTTTACTTCGTTGCATCAGATCAGGAGGCCTTGGCTAACCGAATCAATGAAGGGCTTACTGTCTTGCTGGAATCTGGAGAATTTCAGGCATTCTTAAAAGCGCAGCCTGTTTACCAAGACAGCATGACGCTGATGCGTGGACGCACTGAGATTGAAATTGAGAACCCTTTGTTAAGCGAACAAAGTAAGGCAGCGCTTAAGCATTACCTTACTTATTATGAATCCGATTTGCTTATTGAACCGATTGACGTACCGCTGGAAAAGACTAATGATCACTTGTAG
- a CDS encoding ankyrin repeat domain-containing protein codes for MHIVKRTLLVFTLMLSVSLCHAQSSIDELKAHYFDAAREGNVELLQAFYQAGLDGNVADEKGYTALILAAYHGHNDAVNYLLGKENINACQEDNKGNTALMGAIFKGHLSVARKLMFAQCNIDETNSQGQTALMFASLFDRQSLVNELIEQGANPQHKDLAGNSVADIALSQGNYKLAKTLNESNVNR; via the coding sequence ATGCACATCGTTAAACGCACACTTTTGGTTTTTACTTTAATGCTTAGCGTGAGTCTATGTCATGCGCAATCCAGTATTGATGAGCTGAAAGCGCACTATTTTGATGCCGCGCGTGAGGGCAACGTTGAATTGCTTCAAGCCTTTTATCAGGCCGGTCTTGATGGAAACGTAGCTGATGAAAAAGGTTATACCGCACTTATTCTAGCGGCTTACCATGGTCACAACGATGCGGTTAATTATTTACTTGGCAAGGAAAATATCAATGCCTGCCAGGAAGATAACAAAGGTAACACCGCACTAATGGGTGCTATTTTCAAAGGGCATTTGAGTGTGGCTAGAAAACTGATGTTTGCACAATGCAATATCGATGAAACTAACTCTCAAGGTCAAACGGCACTTATGTTCGCTAGTTTGTTCGATAGGCAGTCTTTAGTGAATGAGTTAATTGAGCAAGGCGCTAACCCGCAGCACAAAGACTTGGCAGGTAACTCAGTGGCCGATATTGCCTTATCGCAAGGCAATTATAAATTGGCGAAAACGCTGAACGAGTCAAACGTTAATCGGTGA
- a CDS encoding Na/Pi symporter: protein MSLSDSPLVCETETQHGNWRRWLLLIALVYLMLLAVSMIGSGFKLAAGDHAKTLFTFASNPIMGLIIGMVATALIQSSSTVTSIIVGMVAGGLPITIAVPMMMGANIGTSITNTLVSLGHVAKKDEFQRAFNAATIHDFFNVMSVIIFLPLEMAFGILEHSSAFVVSMLNTGGTMGVDGFNPIKALTQPALNVVTGMVSGLPSVYPGIVKIILGIGLIVTSITYMGKIMKSLMVGKAKDILHKSIGKGPISGISSGALMTVLVQSSSTTTSLVVPLVGSDILKAKDIYPFTLGANIGTCITALIAALGVVGVNAAFALQIALVHLLYNVFSVVLIYGTPMLRNIPLDLSYKLSVIVAEKKFYGVAYIGGLFFCMPLGIIFMSV, encoded by the coding sequence ATGTCTCTATCAGATTCGCCCCTTGTTTGTGAAACCGAAACCCAGCATGGCAACTGGCGCCGTTGGCTATTGCTTATTGCACTAGTGTATTTAATGCTGTTGGCCGTTAGCATGATAGGAAGCGGCTTTAAACTTGCTGCCGGCGATCACGCAAAAACGCTATTCACTTTTGCTAGTAATCCCATCATGGGGCTGATTATCGGCATGGTAGCTACCGCGCTCATTCAATCTTCAAGTACGGTAACCTCTATTATTGTTGGCATGGTGGCAGGTGGATTACCTATCACCATCGCCGTGCCTATGATGATGGGGGCTAATATTGGCACCAGCATCACCAACACCCTTGTTAGCCTTGGGCATGTCGCTAAAAAAGATGAATTCCAACGAGCATTTAACGCCGCGACTATTCACGATTTCTTCAATGTGATGTCGGTGATTATATTCTTGCCTCTAGAAATGGCCTTTGGGATTTTGGAGCACTCTAGCGCCTTTGTAGTGTCTATGCTCAATACGGGTGGCACAATGGGCGTTGACGGGTTTAATCCTATCAAAGCACTTACCCAGCCGGCACTTAACGTGGTAACAGGCATGGTTAGCGGTTTGCCTTCAGTGTACCCCGGTATCGTTAAGATCATTCTCGGTATTGGGCTTATTGTTACCTCAATTACCTACATGGGGAAAATCATGAAATCCCTTATGGTAGGTAAAGCAAAAGATATTCTGCATAAAAGCATCGGTAAAGGGCCTATATCGGGTATTTCTTCTGGTGCACTAATGACAGTGCTGGTGCAATCTTCTTCTACTACCACCTCTTTAGTGGTGCCGTTAGTGGGCAGTGATATTCTAAAGGCAAAAGATATTTATCCCTTTACCCTTGGCGCTAATATTGGCACCTGTATTACCGCGTTAATTGCAGCGCTGGGTGTGGTGGGTGTGAATGCCGCGTTTGCATTACAAATTGCCCTTGTGCATCTGTTATATAACGTTTTTAGCGTGGTGTTAATTTACGGTACGCCAATGTTGCGCAATATTCCGTTAGATTTGTCTTATAAACTGTCGGTTATTGTCGCCGAGAAGAAATTTTACGGGGTAGCGTATATTGGTGGGCTATTTTTCTGCATGCCGCTAGGTATCATTTTTATGTCAGTTTGA
- the acs gene encoding acetate--CoA ligase, which translates to MTASKIFSVPDAIKSNTHLTDAQYAEMYANSVAHPEAFWAEHANLLEWFKKPTKVKNTHFGDNDVSIKWFEDGELNASYNCIDRHLADSADKVAIHWEGDSPEDSQDITFQEVHDEVCKLANALKSLGVTKGDRVAIYMPMVPDAAYAMLACARIGAIHSVIFGGFSPNAIADRINDSDAKVVITADEGRRAGRSVPLKANVDKALSKGACPSITHVIVKKVTGEDVAWNESHDVWWDELVAECATTCEPEVMNAEDPLFILYTSGSTGTPKGVVHTTGGYLLYTAMTFKYAFDYQENDVYWCTADVGWITGHSYMVYGPMINGASQVFFEGVPTYPDVRRIAQVVEKYKVNSLYTAPTAIRALMAHGDKPAEGCDLSSLRLLGTVGEPINPEAWEWYYRVIGQSRCPIMDTWWQTETGGHMITPLPGATALKPGSATRPFFGIQPALFDAEGNELEGAAEGNLVIKDSWPSQARTVYGDHQRFISTYFSAYKGVYFTGDGARRDEDGYYWITGRVDDVLNVSGHRLGTAEIESALVAHPKVAEAAVVGFPHDIKGQGIYVYVTPIDGVAVDDALTTELKNWVRQELSPIATPDKIQWSAGLPKTRSGKIMRRILRKIAANEHEQLGDISTLADPSVVDTLIEERLNKS; encoded by the coding sequence ATGACTGCCAGTAAGATTTTTTCTGTTCCTGACGCGATTAAAAGTAACACCCATTTAACGGATGCTCAGTACGCTGAGATGTATGCTAATTCTGTAGCACACCCTGAAGCATTTTGGGCTGAACATGCAAACTTACTTGAATGGTTTAAAAAGCCGACCAAAGTGAAAAACACCCATTTTGGTGACAATGATGTTTCTATTAAATGGTTTGAAGACGGTGAATTAAATGCCAGTTACAACTGTATCGACCGTCACCTAGCAGACAGCGCTGATAAAGTGGCTATTCACTGGGAAGGTGACTCCCCTGAAGACAGCCAAGATATTACTTTTCAAGAAGTGCACGATGAAGTTTGTAAATTAGCTAACGCTCTTAAATCTCTAGGTGTGACTAAAGGCGACAGAGTCGCTATTTATATGCCAATGGTGCCCGACGCTGCTTACGCTATGTTGGCGTGCGCCCGAATTGGTGCTATTCACTCTGTTATTTTTGGGGGGTTCTCGCCGAACGCGATTGCCGATCGTATTAATGATAGCGATGCCAAAGTGGTTATTACGGCAGATGAAGGCCGCCGAGCGGGTCGCTCTGTACCTCTAAAAGCCAATGTAGATAAGGCCTTGTCAAAAGGTGCTTGCCCATCCATTACTCATGTCATCGTTAAGAAAGTAACAGGTGAAGATGTAGCGTGGAACGAAAGTCACGATGTATGGTGGGATGAGCTGGTGGCTGAGTGCGCCACAACGTGTGAGCCTGAAGTGATGAACGCGGAAGACCCACTGTTTATCCTGTATACATCGGGTTCAACTGGCACGCCTAAAGGCGTAGTGCATACTACCGGTGGTTACTTGCTTTATACCGCCATGACCTTTAAATACGCCTTTGATTATCAAGAAAATGATGTTTACTGGTGTACTGCGGATGTCGGTTGGATCACAGGACACAGCTACATGGTCTACGGCCCTATGATCAACGGCGCTTCTCAGGTGTTTTTTGAGGGCGTACCTACTTATCCTGACGTGCGTCGTATTGCGCAAGTAGTAGAAAAATACAAAGTAAACAGCCTTTACACGGCACCAACGGCTATTCGTGCATTGATGGCGCATGGTGATAAGCCAGCAGAAGGTTGCGACTTATCTTCGTTACGTTTACTCGGTACAGTTGGTGAACCAATTAACCCTGAAGCGTGGGAATGGTATTACCGTGTAATTGGCCAAAGCCGTTGTCCTATCATGGATACATGGTGGCAGACTGAAACTGGTGGCCATATGATAACGCCATTACCTGGTGCCACAGCACTTAAGCCTGGTTCTGCCACGAGGCCATTCTTTGGTATTCAGCCTGCGCTTTTCGATGCTGAAGGCAACGAACTTGAAGGCGCAGCCGAAGGTAACCTTGTGATTAAGGATAGCTGGCCAAGCCAAGCTAGAACTGTATATGGCGACCATCAACGCTTTATCAGTACCTACTTTAGTGCTTACAAAGGTGTATACTTTACCGGTGATGGCGCAAGACGTGATGAAGATGGTTATTACTGGATTACAGGGCGCGTCGATGATGTGTTAAATGTATCCGGTCACCGTTTAGGTACTGCTGAAATTGAGAGCGCACTAGTGGCGCATCCAAAAGTGGCTGAAGCGGCTGTAGTGGGCTTCCCTCATGATATTAAAGGGCAGGGCATTTACGTCTACGTTACTCCAATTGACGGTGTTGCCGTTGATGATGCGCTAACCACAGAGCTTAAAAACTGGGTGAGACAAGAGCTTAGCCCCATTGCGACACCTGATAAAATACAGTGGTCGGCTGGCTTACCTAAAACCCGTTCAGGTAAAATTATGCGTCGTATTTTGCGTAAAATTGCTGCGAACGAACATGAGCAACTTGGTGATATATCTACATTGGCGGATCCGTCAGTTGTTGATACACTCATTGAGGAGCGATTAAATAAATCATAA
- a CDS encoding DcaP family trimeric outer membrane transporter has translation MKAIIKNSVLAVSLALAASNATFVSAADLGDTSVKFTGYIKADAMVSNYSEGTLGSGSIGRDFYIPSLTPVSGGDEGTQFDAHIRQSRFRFSTNTPTAEGDEIKGVLELDFIVTSGGDERISNSYTPRVRHAYIQYKEWLVGQTWTTFMDVGSLPESLDFIGTTDGITFGRQVMVRYTNGGLQLALENPETTVTPNGGGSRIVADDNAVPDFVAAYTAKQDWGYVKIAGLVRQLSYDDGSGIDADETSYGVALSGKYKLSSGDDIRFMVNTGQGMGRYSALNAANGAVITADGDLEAIDSTGYAIAYRHLWNDRMRSSFMFSALDIDNDTTLTGLSVTESSYSARANLLYSPTKALTFGAEYAFAHREIEEGLEGDMNRLQVSAKYAF, from the coding sequence ATGAAAGCCATAATAAAAAACTCAGTGCTAGCCGTATCGTTAGCACTTGCAGCGTCTAACGCAACATTCGTTAGCGCCGCTGACTTAGGCGATACCAGCGTTAAATTCACCGGCTACATAAAAGCCGACGCGATGGTGAGCAACTACTCTGAAGGCACGCTAGGTTCCGGTAGTATTGGTCGAGATTTTTACATTCCCTCGCTAACGCCGGTTTCCGGTGGCGATGAAGGCACCCAATTTGATGCACATATTCGTCAATCTCGTTTTAGATTTAGCACCAACACGCCAACAGCGGAAGGTGATGAAATCAAAGGAGTATTAGAATTAGATTTTATCGTCACTAGCGGTGGTGATGAACGCATTAGTAACTCTTACACCCCCCGTGTTCGCCACGCCTACATTCAATACAAAGAATGGTTAGTGGGTCAAACATGGACCACATTTATGGATGTAGGTTCCCTACCAGAATCTCTTGATTTCATTGGTACGACAGACGGCATTACATTCGGTAGACAAGTCATGGTGCGATACACCAACGGCGGTTTACAATTGGCGTTAGAGAATCCTGAAACTACGGTAACACCCAACGGTGGTGGTAGCCGAATTGTGGCTGACGATAACGCCGTTCCTGATTTCGTCGCCGCCTACACCGCTAAACAAGACTGGGGCTACGTGAAAATAGCAGGTCTGGTACGTCAACTTTCATATGATGATGGCAGTGGAATTGACGCCGATGAAACCAGTTATGGTGTCGCCTTGTCAGGAAAATACAAGTTGTCGAGCGGCGATGATATTCGCTTTATGGTGAATACAGGCCAAGGGATGGGTAGATATTCCGCATTGAATGCTGCAAATGGCGCAGTCATCACCGCCGATGGAGATTTGGAAGCTATCGATTCAACGGGTTACGCTATTGCCTATCGTCACCTTTGGAACGACAGAATGCGAAGCAGCTTCATGTTTTCAGCGTTAGATATTGATAACGACACTACTCTTACCGGCCTTAGCGTGACAGAAAGCAGCTACAGCGCGCGTGCTAACTTACTGTATTCGCCTACCAAAGCCCTTACCTTTGGTGCAGAGTACGCGTTTGCACATCGCGAAATTGAAGAAGGGTTAGAAGGTGATATGAACCGTTTACAGGTTTCTGCAAAATACGCCTTTTAA